From Mastacembelus armatus chromosome 9, fMasArm1.2, whole genome shotgun sequence:
CCTGTCCTAACCAGCTGATAGATATTAAGACTTGATGAATGGTAGATGAAATGTAAACTCAAAAGCTTGAAAGATGGTCTTGCTGTGCGACAGTGTTGTTGTAGCTGACCATGAACATGACGGCAACGAGCTCCAGGTCACCCAAGGGTTTCGAACACACGTCGCTAAAAAGCTGGGGCATCTCCTGGACAGGTAGTTTATGCTTTAAGCATTTCGACTGATGTATGGTTTCACCTCGTGAAGATGCACGTGTCTCatacatgctgtgtgtgttactgtcaGTTACGTTacagagatgcagacagaaacgTCATCTTGTGTGGCATCAGTAAAatatggtgatgatgatgatgaaggtaaagtttcttttttttttttgttgtggaCTGAATTGATGGGAATTTAGCTTCACCACTTTGCACACAAGCCTATCCaggtctttttcttcttcttcttctttcaggaTTTCGTTTGTTTTCCACTTCAGTCCCAGGACAGACAGCTCAGGATACTCCAGCCCCTGTCAAGCGTCGGCCTGTTCCCAGCTCAAGGTTCTTCGTCTTTTagattttctaaaatgttttggtttttatacTGCTGGATGTAACCGTCTACCTTTATCTGTCCCTCACAGCGATAGTGACAGCGAGATAGAAATGAGGCTGAGAGAGGCAGCGGTCTCTGTCAAAGATCTCTTCCCCCTGTCAGCACAGTCGTCTACGCTGTCACCTCCCACAGCAGAGCCTCCCTGCCcggaaaaaataaagaacaagaaaaacgtggcagagggagaagagagccaagaaaaagtgaagcaaaagaaaaggaggaagcgGGATCAAGAAGAGGCGGTGCATGCAGACTCTGCAGATTCACTTCTTAATTCTCAAAGCAATGGTGTGCATGGTAACACAGAGAAGGAGCACACGCATATCAAAGTAAAacggaaaaagaaaaagaaggaaacaggGAAAATCTTTTAACTAAATTTGTTATGACTCATCTTTTGCTGTTGAATGGGTTGTTTGTCCATGTTTGTTACAAGCTTGAAATCATTGGATGGTGAAATATTTTCAAGAAACTGtagaaagcattttttttttttattaaaaatcttttaatACCATTGTCAGTGGTTTTTCTtgaaacagtttttactttgtcattaaaaaaacactcatAGGAGTTTGAAAAAAGCTTCAAGGCTGTGAGTTAAATAATGACAGCAACATGCATTATCTCAAGTTTCAAGTGAATTTCCACTTTCtgattataataaaacattactttAGTAAAAAGTAACATTTCCATCTTGATTTTCAGTTGATTGTCTATCGAGGGCAAGTCTTCTCTAATGTTGATCCTTGTTCGTATTACAGTGGCATAGGGTGTTTGAGTCAGTCTGTCAAACATCGAAGCTGAGCTGTCTCCGTGGCCCCTGACTCCAGGTTTCTCTGGAGTGGCATCTGTCCATGTCCACCTCACCCTCCACACTCCTGAGCCCAGCTGACAGTGAGGAGACTATGTTGCCAGAGCACCTCTACTGTGCAGTAGAGACCATTTGTGTAGGAATGTATGAGCTAATGTCTGTTGGTGAAGGTGATAGGAGGTGAGACTGATGGCTTGTTGTTGtctgagaggcagggtacagcTCCAGGCTGTCTGAAGAagctattaaaaaaacaattagatCAGTTTATCTGCGCTAAAAAGTTGGTAGCCAAACTGTTTTGATGACTCACAGCCAATGAACAATTAGATTCTATTAAATAAAGCTGAGTCAAAATTATTAAAAGGTATCATATAAATGGCATAGGAAgcatattatatattatacagaGAATAACTGGGTTAGGAACACACTGTAGTCAATATGCTGCTGAAATATAAACACACCactaaaggaaagaaaaaataatattccATCAGGGATCTGCATTCATAGGCTTTTTGGACAATACATAATCTTTTAAAGCTGGTTTGCAGACAACCTATAAATCTATAGATAGTTTACATGTGTTGcaccaaaaatatattttaattaatttccagCTTTCTGAGTAGGCTGATGATGTGTTTTCCCCCACAGACTTACAGCTGCATTAACACATTCCTGCTTGTGTCATGCTGAACAATAATGTGGCTCTGAAACTGTCAAAAAGTATTTATAAGTTGGAGGCCTCTTTGGATTTGTCCTAACTAGACATGACATTGACTATGATGTCGACATACAGTTGTAGTAGGTTGTACTGTAGGTCTGAAGGAGTGAAGCTGTATTCACAGTTTTCTACCTggcacaggtgtgtgtggttgcaGGTGTAGAGAGCCTTCCTGTAAAGGTGGGTCTTCTGGCTCCTCGTGATCTGCTGTTAGAATCTAAACAAAACAGTAATGAAGAATGGGTGCAACCTAAAAGGGATTATTTGTGTCCTAACAGACAGACCCATGTACCTGTCTGACAGCGGTGAGGCTGGTCAGAGTCCccaggctgctgctgtcagtgatgACCATGGCCTGAGACAGCAAGCTGGATGAGTGGTACTGAGGCGACTCTGACTTGTACACTGAAATGAGGTCCAGATGAATGAATCATACTCAACATAACATAATAAACTCATGT
This genomic window contains:
- the c9h12orf43 gene encoding protein CUSTOS isoform X2, with product MTDRNRNISKHSWVYEDSSGKQSKRVVVADHEHDGNELQVTQGFRTHVAKKLGHLLDSYVTEMQTETSSCVASVKYGDDDDEGFRLFSTSVPGQTAQDTPAPVKRRPVPSSSDSDSEIEMRLREAAVSVKDLFPLSAQSSTLSPPTAEPPCPEKIKNKKNVAEGEESQEKVKQKKRRKRDQEEAVHADSADSLLNSQSNGVHGNTEKEHTHIKVKRKKKKKETGKIF
- the c9h12orf43 gene encoding protein CUSTOS isoform X1, whose product is MAAPSGKTVDVSESSSSSSDDDEEEKRRCQEAVWETRIDKNQDEDSSGKQSKRVVVADHEHDGNELQVTQGFRTHVAKKLGHLLDSYVTEMQTETSSCVASVKYGDDDDEGFRLFSTSVPGQTAQDTPAPVKRRPVPSSSDSDSEIEMRLREAAVSVKDLFPLSAQSSTLSPPTAEPPCPEKIKNKKNVAEGEESQEKVKQKKRRKRDQEEAVHADSADSLLNSQSNGVHGNTEKEHTHIKVKRKKKKKETGKIF